The genomic stretch ATCAGGTCGGGCGATGAGCTGAAACTGGTCTTTCCGCAGGAGGGCGCGGAGCCGGAACGGTTCGAGCATCTGAATTTCAAATATTTTTTTCTTCAGCCTATGGACGGGCCTGATCTGAAGGCCAACACGCAAAAGGCTGTAGAGTACTGCCTGCACCACCCCCGGTGGAGGCTGAGCCTGCAAACACACAAGCTGCTCGGGATAGGGTAATACCGGATCATAGAAAACTGTATATCGTAGTTCGTATATCGTATATCGCAATGAAATCCGAAATCCTAATATCGAAATCCTAAACAAATTAAAATGCTCAAAATTCAAAACGCGTTGAAGGGCATCTGTTTGGAACATTTGATATTTGAGTTTTGATATTGTTTAGGATTTAGTGCTTAGATATTCGTGCTTGTTTTTTCATGAACTATGAGCTGTCGGCCATGAGCCGGTTCTCATTTCGTGTTTGCGAACAGGAATCTATAGCGAGTTCACGAGCGAGAGGGGGAGGCTCCACGGACTTTGTTCGTGGAGGGGGCGACGCGAGTCCTGGGAATAGAAAGTCCGGCACCGATGCCCGCCCTTTGTGCAATCCAGTTTACAAAACTTCGCTCTTCTGCTACCATCAATATTATGTTCGTCATCTTTATGGCATTGTTCATGCTTCTTTCTCCCTCCCTCTATGCCGCTGCAGGACAGGATGATTGCTTTGAATGCCACGATGGCTTCAAAAAGTTCAACCACGGCAAAACGGGCTGCATCGACTGTCATCAGGACGCCGCCTCGCTGCCGCACCAGGAAAAACTCGAAAAACCCTTATGCATACAGTGTCATAAGAAGGTTTCAGCCCTGTATGGTAAAAGTATCCACAGCGCTAAGAACCTCTCCTGTAAAGATTGTCACGCTGCCCATTTTCTCGATAAGGATAAAAAAGATTGCCTTACATGCCACAAAGGGGTTGCGCATAGTACCTTACCGTCAAAAGAAAAACACATAACAAACCTGGGATGTACTATATGTCATGGAAAGGTAAAAAAGGGATCGATCGCGGCGGAATTTCGCGTACATGTCAGCAAGGGCGATGCGATCGGGAGGGAAGCAATTGACTCTAATGGAAACAGCATCATCGATGATGCGGAATTAGACCTTTTCCTCGCCTATCTGGAAAAAAACCGTATGGGTTCATATACAATTGGCAAATCGTACGTTTCAGCCGGTGACGTTCATGGTGTTACAAAAAATGCCCTTCAGTGCGGCGAATGTCATGGTGACAAAAATATTTTCAAGGAAACCCGTTTCAGGCTGTCAGGGGTTTCGTCATATACATTCCGTGCCGACCCAAAGATCTTCATCCCTGAATCACCCTCCATAAAAGAATATAGAATAACTGTCCACGGGAAAAAGGGGGTTGCCTGTTCTGATTGTCATATCTCTCAGGAACGCATCAGTGACAGCGTCTGCATAAAATGTCACAAAGAGCTTTACGGGGTCTATAAGAGCTCTGTTCACACCAAAAAGGGCGCCGCACAATGTACCGATTGTCATAATCCGCACAGCATAACCGCATACCGGGAATACAATGCAAAGCAGAGACTCGATGTCTGTGCCCGGTGTCACAAAGACTATCCGGAAAAACATGCCTGGCTGCCGCATACCCGCCTCCACTTCAATTACCTCGAATGTTCCACCTGTCACAGTCCTGAATCAAGAAAGAGTATCGTCTTTAATCTCGGCAAACGAACAGGCGACACAAAGCAGACGTTATCATACCAGGATATCAAAGACGCGTACGGTGGTCACGTTAATCTCAAAAACCTCATCGATGTAAACGGGGACGGCGTCGTGATATCGGAAGAGCTGTCGGACTTTTTCCTCGATTTGCGGAAAAAATTCCACGAGGACCTCTTTATCGGCGGCTCGATTATCGTGACAAAGGTCCATCACGACTACTCAGCGAAAGGGACAAAACAGAAGGTCTGTGCAACCTGCCATTCAAGACGTGCCCCTTTCTATGATTCAATGTACCTCATTCTGCCGGACAAAGAGATGCATCTTTACATTCCTGTTAAAGGCACCATACTCGGCGCAGCGCCCATTTCGGTCTTTACCGACCTTAGCCTTCTGGGTGAAGAAAGGGTAACGATTGATGATATCAAAGGACTATTCGGTTTTCGGGATAAGGGCCGCCCCGGTCATGTACAGGAACTGGGGTTCAAATGGATAGATATTCTTGGCATCGCGGTTTGCGCGGTCATCCTTATATTCATTGTGCTCCACATAATTGCGAGGATATTTCTGAAACGATGAAAAAGATATACCTCCATCCGTTACCGGTCCGCATATGGCACTGGTCAAACGCCTTCCTCATCATTATGCTCATACTCACCGGGATACAGTTAAGGATTCCGGATATTGTCCCCTTCCCGCAATATGGGGTTGTTGTCGCGCTCCACAAATATCTCGGGTATCTGTTGACCCTCTCTTTCCTCTTCTGGCTTTCCTACTATCTTTTCACCAGGGGCATGGGAAAGCACTATATACTCAGTACCGGCGATATGAAGGGGATCCCGAAACAGGCGCTCTACTATACCTATACCTTTTTCAGGGGCGGGAAAAACCCCTTTACTCCATCGCCTGATGCAAAATTCAACCCCCTCCAGAAGGTTTCATACTCATCGGTAATGTTCATACTCATGCCCGTCATCATCATAACGGGGATACTTTTCAGCAACATCCTTTTCTTTTTCTGGTACATTGATATGATCGGGGGCTTAAGGGTGCTTGATGCAATCCACGTTATCGCGGGCTATTGCTTCGTACTCTATCTCATCGTTCACATCTATATGTCATCGCTCGGCAAAAACATCACCACCTATGTAAAATCGATGATCACAGGATATGCTGAAGAACCCGACGACGAGAACAAATCCTGAATGCGAATATCATAATTCGTATATCGTATGTCGTGATTGTAGAGAAATCCGTTCGGCGTAGCGCGTTCGGCGTTCGGCGAGAAATACGGCTCATAGTTTATAGCTGATAGCTCATAGCAGACCGTATAGTATAAAAAAACGAGACAGGGTCATCGGCCCTGCCTTTTCTTTTTTACTTTCTACGCCGAACTCCGAACGCATTACGTCAGATAAGTAATGAGCGTGTTTGCGCGAACAGTCCCATATAGCGATTGACAGAATCGACATTTGGGGCTATTAACATATGGTGTACGGTTAAACAATATTAAACAAGCTGTGCGATGTAATGAACGGAACGCCTCCGGGAGCACACTGTGGAAGGACCAGATCCTCTTATCCGGTTACAGGGCACCATCGAGGGCAAACTTCAAGAAAAACTCCGGAGCATCCATTCATATAAAGGACTGCCGGAACAAGAGAGTCTCCGTATTGTCCGGGGATTCCTTGATCCCCTCTTTGCCGACCTGTCCGGTCATACAAAAAACAGTTTTGTTCGCCATATTAAAGGATTGCTGAAAAGGTCTGCCGAACCGGGTCAGATCAAACAAATACTGGAGACCCTGTCGGTACTCGAAGCTGCGATAAAGCCCCACGTGAAAAACGTCAAGATCGTCATCTCCCTTTGGGACATCCTGTCTGCCGCCAGAACACAACTGACCGAACATGCATTGCGGCACAGCATTCCCGCCGATATCTCGGAGCGCAGAAACATGGAAGAGGCTCTTAGGGCATCTGAAGAAAGGTATCGTGCCCTCGTCGAAGGTGCAAATGAGTTTATTGTGGTGCTTCAGGATGGGAAGATGGTGTACGCAAACCCGAAGATGCTGCACGATGCCTCCATGTCAATGCAGAAATTTTCACAAAGGTCTTTTACTGATTTTATCTATAAGGATGACCTCCCGTTAGTAATCAATAGTTACAGGAAACGGCTGGAAGGCGACACAACACACCACACCTATTCCTTCCGTATTGTAGATAATGCTGGGGAGATACGATGGATGCAGGCAAGCTCGATCCCTATCACGTGGGATCAAAGACCTGCAATCCTCGTTCTGTTGATAGATATCAGCCGTCTTAAGCAGGTTGAGGAGGCCTTGCAAAGAAGTGAGCAAAAGATACGGGAAATTTCGTCCAGCATACCCGGGGTTGTTTATCAGTTCTACGCCAGGGATAATGGGGACAGGGGTTTTTATTATGTCAGCGGCCAATCAATGAAATTATTTGGTATTAGTCCCGAACCCGAAGGTTTCTTTGAGCGTTTTACCGAACTGGTGCTGCCCGAATACAGGGAAAGCTTTTTGACGTCAAACGATAATGCTATTCGTACCGTTAGCGAGTGGCAATTCGAAGGCAAACTGCAAAAACCTTCAGGAGAGATCATATGGTTCAGGGGAAATTCGGTCCCATGTAGGCAGGAAAACGAGACGATCTTTAATGGTATCGTGCTGGATATCACTGAACAGAAACGATCGGAAGAGGCATTAAAGGAGAGTGAGAAAAAATTCAGGGATATTGCCCAATTAACCCCGCAGATCATTTACGAAATTGATGCAGAGCGCCGCCTGACGTTCGTCAACAAGGAAGCAGAAAGGATGCTTGGCCTCACCGGGGAAGACGTACGCCGGGGCCTTGATATTTTTACCTTATTCCCTCCGGAGGAGCATTCAAGGGTACGCCGTTACTTAGAACAAATGATCCAGGGAGATTCAACTCACGGCAATGAGTATACAATGGTCCGCAAAGATGGCACTACGATCCCCGTGATCGCCTATAGCTCCCCCATATTCCGGAATGGTAATATTGCCGGGTTCCGTGGCACCATCATCGATATCACCGAACATAAAAAAACAGAACAAGCGCTGCAAGAATCGGAGATGAAATACCGGAACATATTTGAAAATGCCGTTGAAGGTTTTTTTCAAAGCACGCCGGAAGGCCGGTTTTTAAGTGTCAATCCCGCAATGGCTACAACGTGCGGGTATACATCACCCGAAGAGATGATAAACAGCATCACCGAACTCGGGCCTCAATTTTATGTCTACCCGGAGGACCGCAATGCTTTCATGGAAAGAATGGAGGCCTATGGCATTGACGAGGACTTCGAACACCAGGTATATCGTAAGGACGGCTCTATCATCTGGATATCTTCTAAGACGCGGGCGGTCAGGGATGATTCCGGAAAGATCATCTTCTATGAAGGTACTAATGAAGACATTACCAAGCGCAAGAATGCGGAGGCTGCGCTCACTGCAAGCGAACTATTCCTGAAGCAGACCCAGTCCATCGCACGCCTTGGCGGTTGGAAGGCAAATCCACATACTGATTATCTCGAATGGACGGACGGCATATACGAGATCGTAGAGGCGCCGAGGGATTACAGGCCAGGATTGGCGGAAGGGCTTCAATACTTCCTTCCCCAGTATATTCCTTTTATCCGCGACAAGATCATCAACTGCCTGGCAACAGGAGAAACGTTCGTCATCGAGGCAGAGGTAATCACAGAGACCGGAAAGAAGCTGTGGACAGAGGTGCGCGGCCTTGCCCCCATCGTTGAAGGAGGTCGTTCTTACGTGGCCGGCACGCTTCAGGATATCACGGAAAGAAAACAGCTCGCGTCCCAGCTCTTCCAGGCGCAGAAGATGGAAGCCGTCGGCACCCTCGCAGGCGGAGTTGCCCACGACTTTAACAACATCCTCAGCGCCATCATGGGATATGCAAGTCTTCTGCAGCTCAAGATTGACAGGGACAGCCCGCTATCTTCTTATGTTGCCCAGATCCTTACCTCATCAGAAAGGGCTGCTCAGCTCACGCAAAGCCTCCTTGCCTTCAGCAGGAAACAAAAGATTACCATGAAGCCATTTTCCCTGAACGATGCTATCACGAACATACAGAAGCTCCTTACACGGCTGCTTACAGAGGACATTGAGCTTAAGACCCATCTCACATACGAAAGGCCGGTCGTTCTCGGGGATGTGAACCAGATCGATCAGGTTGTCATGAACCTCGTAACCAATGCGCGTGATGCCATGCCAGGGGGAGGCACCATCTCAATACACACTTCCCGTTTTACTATGGACAACAAGTTTGTCAGTACCCACGGTTTTGGAAAACCCGGGGAATATGCGCAGATCATGGTATCCGATACGGGAACAGGGATAGATGAACATGTCCTGCCAAAGATCTTTGAGCCATTCTTTACCACCAAGGCGGTGGGCAAGGGTACCGGGCTCGGGCTTTCTTTGGTTTACGGGATCATTGATCAGCACGACGGTTACATAAATGTGAAAAGCAGGCCGAACAAAGGCACCTCGTTCTTCGTCTACCTGCCGCTTATCACGCAGAGTGTTGAAACAAAAGAAAGTCAGGGAACCGATGTTGCTCCAAAGGGAACCGAGAAGATCCTCATAGCAGAAGACAATAAAGAGGTAAGAGAGCTTATCAGTATGGTTTTGACAGAAAATGGCTATACTGTTATCACTGCGGAAGACGGCCTTGAAGCGATCCGCATATTTTCTGAACAGACCATGGATATGGTGATCCTTGACGTGATCATGCCAAAGATGAACGGAAAAGAGGTCCTCGGGGCATTAAAGAAGCAGCAGCCCTCCCTGAAAGCCCTTTTCATGAGTGGTTATACGTATGACATCATCCAGGAAAAAGGCATACCCGAGGAAGGGGTCGACCTTATCCTGAAACCCCTCAAACCGGATGA from Syntrophorhabdaceae bacterium encodes the following:
- a CDS encoding cytochrome c3 family protein; protein product: MEGATRVLGIESPAPMPALCAIQFTKLRSSATINIMFVIFMALFMLLSPSLYAAAGQDDCFECHDGFKKFNHGKTGCIDCHQDAASLPHQEKLEKPLCIQCHKKVSALYGKSIHSAKNLSCKDCHAAHFLDKDKKDCLTCHKGVAHSTLPSKEKHITNLGCTICHGKVKKGSIAAEFRVHVSKGDAIGREAIDSNGNSIIDDAELDLFLAYLEKNRMGSYTIGKSYVSAGDVHGVTKNALQCGECHGDKNIFKETRFRLSGVSSYTFRADPKIFIPESPSIKEYRITVHGKKGVACSDCHISQERISDSVCIKCHKELYGVYKSSVHTKKGAAQCTDCHNPHSITAYREYNAKQRLDVCARCHKDYPEKHAWLPHTRLHFNYLECSTCHSPESRKSIVFNLGKRTGDTKQTLSYQDIKDAYGGHVNLKNLIDVNGDGVVISEELSDFFLDLRKKFHEDLFIGGSIIVTKVHHDYSAKGTKQKVCATCHSRRAPFYDSMYLILPDKEMHLYIPVKGTILGAAPISVFTDLSLLGEERVTIDDIKGLFGFRDKGRPGHVQELGFKWIDILGIAVCAVILIFIVLHIIARIFLKR
- a CDS encoding PAS domain S-box protein — its product is MEGPDPLIRLQGTIEGKLQEKLRSIHSYKGLPEQESLRIVRGFLDPLFADLSGHTKNSFVRHIKGLLKRSAEPGQIKQILETLSVLEAAIKPHVKNVKIVISLWDILSAARTQLTEHALRHSIPADISERRNMEEALRASEERYRALVEGANEFIVVLQDGKMVYANPKMLHDASMSMQKFSQRSFTDFIYKDDLPLVINSYRKRLEGDTTHHTYSFRIVDNAGEIRWMQASSIPITWDQRPAILVLLIDISRLKQVEEALQRSEQKIREISSSIPGVVYQFYARDNGDRGFYYVSGQSMKLFGISPEPEGFFERFTELVLPEYRESFLTSNDNAIRTVSEWQFEGKLQKPSGEIIWFRGNSVPCRQENETIFNGIVLDITEQKRSEEALKESEKKFRDIAQLTPQIIYEIDAERRLTFVNKEAERMLGLTGEDVRRGLDIFTLFPPEEHSRVRRYLEQMIQGDSTHGNEYTMVRKDGTTIPVIAYSSPIFRNGNIAGFRGTIIDITEHKKTEQALQESEMKYRNIFENAVEGFFQSTPEGRFLSVNPAMATTCGYTSPEEMINSITELGPQFYVYPEDRNAFMERMEAYGIDEDFEHQVYRKDGSIIWISSKTRAVRDDSGKIIFYEGTNEDITKRKNAEAALTASELFLKQTQSIARLGGWKANPHTDYLEWTDGIYEIVEAPRDYRPGLAEGLQYFLPQYIPFIRDKIINCLATGETFVIEAEVITETGKKLWTEVRGLAPIVEGGRSYVAGTLQDITERKQLASQLFQAQKMEAVGTLAGGVAHDFNNILSAIMGYASLLQLKIDRDSPLSSYVAQILTSSERAAQLTQSLLAFSRKQKITMKPFSLNDAITNIQKLLTRLLTEDIELKTHLTYERPVVLGDVNQIDQVVMNLVTNARDAMPGGGTISIHTSRFTMDNKFVSTHGFGKPGEYAQIMVSDTGTGIDEHVLPKIFEPFFTTKAVGKGTGLGLSLVYGIIDQHDGYINVKSRPNKGTSFFVYLPLITQSVETKESQGTDVAPKGTEKILIAEDNKEVRELISMVLTENGYTVITAEDGLEAIRIFSEQTMDMVILDVIMPKMNGKEVLGALKKQQPSLKALFMSGYTYDIIQEKGIPEEGVDLILKPLKPDELLKKVRELLDS
- a CDS encoding cytochrome b/b6 domain-containing protein; amino-acid sequence: MKKIYLHPLPVRIWHWSNAFLIIMLILTGIQLRIPDIVPFPQYGVVVALHKYLGYLLTLSFLFWLSYYLFTRGMGKHYILSTGDMKGIPKQALYYTYTFFRGGKNPFTPSPDAKFNPLQKVSYSSVMFILMPVIIITGILFSNILFFFWYIDMIGGLRVLDAIHVIAGYCFVLYLIVHIYMSSLGKNITTYVKSMITGYAEEPDDENKS